CATCGCGATCGGGACGAGCTGAGCGAGCCTTTCGGCGAGGTGAATCTGGCGGGGGTCCGAAGGGGGGGAGGGCTGATGTCTCGGCTTCGTCGATCAGGCCCGGCACTCCGTCCACGACGCTCCGGCTCATATCTGCGACGGGGACGGCCTTCTGCTCTCCGATCATCCATCATACGATCATCAGGGTACCCTGGCCTGCCAGGACTCGGAGGGCGGCGACTTCTTTGTGTCTTGTAGCGACGGGGAGGTGACGCATCTGTTGCCGGCTCTCTTCTGACTTTGCGGGGAGGAGGTGCATTTCGGTCATCGTAAGGGTCATACGACCTCCCGGGATCTGGCGCTACGTAGTCATCGTCATATCCGTATGGGCGCGCTTGTTGTCTGGACGGGCGGTAGTAGGCCATATGTGTAGCAGTGGTACGGGTGTTGAGACCTGTGAGAGTGGAAGATGGAGGCTCTGTCCGATGGTTTGTTTGCGTGTCTGAGAGGTGAAAGGGCTGGTAGGTTGACGTTGTTGTAAGAGAACAAAGGTTTATGTAACGTAGCCAGGAAGTTGTGAGTTGCCTAGGTGTGCATATCGATAGTGGAGAGGCAGAATGTTGGGGATAAATCCTTCTTTATGTAAAGAGGTGCCTGCATAAAACACGTAATGAAACAGGTGATTAGCGGCAAGAGGAGAGAGTAAAGGAGAACTCCGTATCCAGGGATCATCAAATATAGTAGGTCACAACTTGGGTCATGGCGCGGCTTGAATCTGAACCGGAAGTGAGACTGTCAGTGAGTGAGTGGGTGACCTTGGCGCGAGGATCAAAGGGCTAAGTCCCTAAGGTAGAGGAGGGGGCCGCTAACCAGATCTTCTCTTCCGTCATTGAAGAGGATGCATTAATTTCGCTGATGGGATGCATAAAACCAAGGCCAGAAATATGGCGTCGAGGTGCATTACCCGGAGAAGAATACCAGCCATCCAGCTCTGAGCTTGACAGGCTTTCCTGGGGAACTCGGTGTGGGTTCCATTAAAGACCCTGCATGTTCGACGTCATAAGATCCAACTGCTCAGCTGATTGACGTCACTACTCCCAAGGGTCTCGTCTCTCGTTACCTACAGAAAATGGCGGGACAAATGATTGGGAAAATAGCGAGTGATTTCTGGTCGATTCCTATCAATCGACGCATCTAATAGGGACAGGGTATCGCTCAAACACCTCTTTTGAGAAGGGAATTGTTAGTGTCTCATGAGGCCATCGGGGCGCTTCCTCTCATGACCTCAGCTTCATACGGAGGATGGCCGGTCTCTCCCCGGCAAGCAACCCGCCTTGCGCGACCCTTGGACGAATGTTAGATTGAAACGTGTGCTTCATCCTTCAAACAGGACTCATTGTAATTGTTGGCTACCGCCTTTCATGCCATCATGACGATGCTGAGCTTCTCTTCGGCCTCCGAGTCCGTGATACATCTATTGATCCAGGGAGTAGCATAGATGCTGCTCCTGGTGCCAATAGGAGATCGTGTATCATATGACGCTTCCACACGATTATGACAGTCACAGACACATGTTTGGTCGTAGTGATATCGAGAAACATTGAGAGATCTCATCACAGACAAGCAGTCATACTGCGAGGTTAGAACGTTCAGCTCAGATTCCAGACCAGATAGCTCCcccttgtcaagatcaaagtGATCGCTCTTTGATGGACTGGGGTTGCATGTGTTGTATCGGAAGTTTATCATGGGATCTCGTCGGCAATGCCAATCCAGCTGATCCCATTTAGTTAAACTTTCAGTTTGACGCAGGAGGACCAGGGTTCATCCATCCTGTACTGTAATATGCTGGGGTTTGACTCAGGCAAAAAGCAAGCTGACTGTGTGTATAATTGTGTTACCTGGTTCTCGTCGGTGTGGTATCCCTAGGCGCCTTGTCTAATGCAGTGGCAACCAGCCATCGACCCTTGAAGACAACGGGCTCGGGACTTACAATTTCCGCTCACAAATGATGGCGGTGAGAGTCGTCGGTTAAAACCGTCGTCATACCCAAACGTGAGATCAACAGAGGGGTATTTCGAGCAAACCTGTATGAAGCTCGGAAGATCGAGAGTAGTCATCTGGGGCAGAACAAGGTTGACCAGATCGGGATAAGGACGAGAAGAATTGGAAAGCTGGGAACGGAAACCTGCAGACCAAGAATCCATCCTGACCTGGGGAAATGGCGGGAAGAGGTTGAATTGAAGTGCCGGGGACCGGCAGTCACTGAAACTGAGCCATGAGGCTCAGCGCTTTGAGGCCAGAGTTCATGTTGTGCAACTCAGAACGCTCAAAGAACTCCATGTTGAGCCAAAGATGCACGTTTTGTGCTGGGTCTTTTATTAGGCCTGAGTAATTCTAAAAAGACGGCGTTATTTGGGTCAATATATCTTTGTTGACTGCCTCATGAACACGTAGCATCGCTCATCTTTCAGCTCGATTGCTGTTGCACGAAGCAAGGGCGAAACTGGGCAGAGTAACGTTATGTTAATAGAGGCACGAGAACACCAGAATAAGTCCGAGGTGCAGTGACTGAGACACCCTGGAAGACATCAATAGTTATTTCAATTCAGCTGTGATGATTTTGGGAGCTTGCGCCTTTACGGCGATCTATTGATGCATTGCATCGTGATTAACAACATCACGATGAGAGTCACGATAGCAATGATACATACACACATTCAACTGAGTTTCGGTGACCAGCGTCAATACAGATCGCAGACTTCCGGCCCACCGCTACCGGAACAACTCTCGGCCCTGGATAGCTCAATTAAAGATCATCAATCTCCCAGTGTTTCGTTCACTAAAAACTGTTAGCAGGCGAAACTCGGATAGGTGATAAAGCTCGGAGGACGGCGCTTTTCTGGGGCTCTTGGTCCGTTATCTTTTGCGCTTATCACACTTGACATGCCTCCAGGGCCTTTATCAACGAGTGAGCACAGGCCAATATTCAATAAGTGAGCCACACACTCCGCACGGTGTATCAAAGTTTCAGCACCAGCGCAGCACGCGACAGTACATCCAAGCTAGGAAGGTCATCAGCCACAAGCTGATCAACCGCCCGTTCCGTTAAAGACGGTGAGAAGCTTTTCCAACGTGCTAACAGCGACCGCAAAAACTTCACATCTTGAAGGCGAAACAGTCGCAATGAATCAAgaaacaacaccaaagcGCCAATATTATAGTTCTAAGGCGCAATAGAAGAGCACAGCATTGCGCCGGCTTCTAGAAGGAAGGTGCTTACCCGACCTGTTCTAAAGATGTTCAGCTCCATCCATCCACACTGACCTCGAACCATTGAAATTGCAATGCTTGCTGTCTCAGCTCGTCCGTGTTGCCATATGTAACAGACCAACAAAGCCGATAAGCACAAGATCGATCCTACATCCTTACACCATTCAAATTGGACCCTCCGATATTGTGACTGTGCATTGTGTCTTTTGCAAGCTGTGCTCAACTTTCGAGTCATTTCCCTCCTCGTCGCACGAAACAAAGTCCCACGTGAACTACAATTGCTGGAGCCgcttgatcatcatcatcaaaacaGCGGATGCTTGCAGTTGAATACGTTTGAGCTGCAACATGGCACCACATAGTCCAAGCCACAACGCGTCCAGTATTCGCTCGCACAGTCCGCTCCACCTCTTTTCGAAGCCTGCCAGTGACTTACAGTGACTCCATACCGTTAGAACGGAGAACAAAGAGCTAGGAGCAAATTCGAGTCTTCTGAATGGGCGGCTCGTCTCTGGGTGGCGTTACACCCGCGCCGCCGCTATCGCTATCGAACTCCACCTTACCCGCGCAATGGCTTGCATCCTCTTTTGCGGTTCCTGGGCAATTGTTCTGGCACTGCTCGTTGGCTGCTGGGCCAAGAGGCGACGACGTTTTGGGTAAGGGTTTAATCGGACGGAAATTCAACAATGGCAGCAAAAATTTTTGAAAGGATGAAAAAACCGGGGTCAATGGCTAAAAATCGACTGAGATGAATGTAGTGCCTCGGCCGATTCGTTCTTGCCATTCAATTTTTTGCGGAGCATCTCGAGGAAGCAGCTGCCCATTCACCGGAGACTGGGCAACCGGTACTATCACGAATTTGCCATCTGCAAATTtgctctcttctctttttcctcGCGCATCATCGCGAATCACCTCTTGCCTTGGCTGCAACACTTTGCTCACCTCTCAAGGGTTGGTTGAGCTGTATGTACCACTGACGTCTCTTTGTCGCCCTATTCTTCGCCGTCGTCTCCCCCGGGTCTCTCACGCAAACTCTAGAACTTTCACCAGCTgcaagtcaagttcaacgCTGGCTCCAAGCGCATGACAGAAACAGAGAAACTGCTCCGAGCTTTATTTGATCAACCTTGCTAGGGCTTATATCTTTGCTCTGGCTCGAGCATTTCTTTGGACCTTCCCATCGGACCCTTGATATCGGGACGTTATTCTCTTCCCCGATACGGCACATTCGTCCGTCGTCGCATTACACCCTCTACTACTCGACAGATTGCGATCGGGACTCTTTACGTTTCCGTCACATCTTGGCCTACCTACTTAGGCGTCAATTGCATCTACAGGTACATACACTACGTGCGCATTGCATTACATTACGGCTTGCCTTGCACCACGTACTAGGTATACCAGCCGACGCCTCTTTTGTACTTCCATCAGTAAGTCTCTAGTCCATTGCCTTCCCTGGATCTTTTGTCGCCCTTGCGCATCAATGTACAACCTCTTCTATGTATAGTTTTGGACTTTGCGCCAATACACCCTTGCTCACATGCACCCAATCCCTAAAACCCCAGTTCCCAAGTTCCCCAGTCTCTTATCTCCCCCAGTTAAGATATCTGGGCTTGGACCCCCATTGCCTATCCCACCACATACATAACCTCCGTTGTCCCTCCATTAGCCTCCTCGGCCGCCTCCGACCCTCTTTATCGGAGACATACCGTTGGCTATCTATCTGTCTAGACTTGGCCAATACAGGAGCTAACTGTAAAAGAGTCTAGGACATTCGTCGAACGCTTTGGATCGCCATTAGTTAAAGACAGCTGCCTCCCGTCTGTCAATTCAACTTTCAATCTCGAGCTTCGCAGCACGCCGATCACACTTGTCCCGTGGCTTTTGGGTTTTGCTCAATTTTTGAATACCTTTTTGTCACATAGTCATTGTCAACCCAATCTTCAAGATGGGCTGGATGGACAAGACCAACCGCAAGATTGCGGCCAGTCCTGTTGGACGGTGGTTCCAGCTTGAGGGGTCGGGGTCATGTAAGTCAAATCGGCCACCTCCGATATCAACTTTCACAGCTAACGCTCTCTCCACATTAGCCTCGTGAACGCAAGggctctctcttcttcactgAGATTCGAGCTGGTCTCGCTACCTTCTTTGCCATGGCCCTACATTATTGCTGTCAACTCTTCGATTGTTTCTGAATCCGGTGGTCCATGTATTTGCCCTACTTACAAGGACGGTGCTTGCGTCCCAGACGAAGCCTACCAGCTGTGTGTTGCCGAGGTCAAGCGTGATGCTGTCACTGCTACCGCTGCCATTTCTGCTCTGGCTACTTTCTTCATGGGCCTGCTTGCCAACCTTCCCGTCGGTCTCGCTCCTGGTATGGGTCTCAACGCCTACTTCACCTACACCGTCGTTGGTCCCAGCGGCTCTGGCCCCGTCCCTTATGAGCTTGCCCTTAcagccatcttcattgaaggcttcatcttcttcggtcTTGCTCTCTTCGGTATGCGTCAATGGCTTGCTCGCGCCATCCCCCGCTGTATCAAGCTCGCCACCAGTGTCGGTATCGGTCTCTTCTTGACGCTCATTGGTCTCACTTATAGCGAGGGTATCGGTCTGATTGTTGGTGCCGTTTCCACTCCTATGGAACTCGCAGGTTGTGAATCGCAATATCGGGACCCTGACACTGGTCTGTGCCCTTCCtcccagaagatgagaagcccTACCCTGTGGATTGGCATCTTCTGTGGCGGCATCTTCACCGTATTGCTCATGATGTACCGTGTCAAGGGTGCCATCATTGCTGGtattcttcttgtcagcATCATCTCCTGGCCACGAGACACTCCTGTGTCATATTTCCCCTACGACACCCTTGGCGACGATCGattcaacttcttcaagaaggTTGTCGATTTCCATGAGATCAAGCACACCCTCAACGTCCTCCAGTTCAACATTTCTGGCCACAGCGGCCAGTTTGGTCTTGCGCTCATCACTTTCTTGTATGTCGACATCCTGGACTGTACTGGTACACTGTATGGTATGGCTCGTTTCGCCAACCTCGTCGATCCCGTTACCCAGGACTTTGAAGGCTCTTCGATTGCCTACATGGTCGACGCCCTGAGCATTTCCATTGGCGCTGTTTTCGGTGTTCCCCCCGTCACTGCTTTTGTCGAATCTGGTGCCGGTATTTCCGAGGGTGGAAAGACTGGTTTGACCGCCATGGTTGCCGGAATCTGCTTCTTCatttccatcttctttgcgCCGATTTTTGCTTCCATTCCTCCTTGGGCCACCGGCTGCGTTCTCGTTCTTGTTGGTTCTATGATGGTTGGCGCGGTTACTGAGATCAACTGGCGTTACATGGGTGATGCTGTTCCTGCTTTCCTCACCATTGCCATCATGCCTTTTGCGTACTCCATTGCCGATGGTCTGATTGCTGGTATCTGCACATATATGTTGATCAACACCGTCGTTTTGGTCATCAAGGTTGTTTCCGGTGGTCGTATCGTGCCTCCCAACTATGAGGAGAGAGACGGCTGGACTTGGCGCATTCCCGGTGGTTTCTTGCCCCCCTGGTTGAACCGACTTGCTCACGGAAAGAAGGACTTCTGGCGTGAGGAGTTCCCTCCTGCTGCCAATGACACAACTGTGAACCAAAATGCCGTGCCTGAGGAGACTGGTTCTGATCATGGTGGATCTGAGGGCGGCAAGGTGCCTGAGACTACTCTTCCCCGTGAGAAGGAGACTTGAAAGGATATGGAAGAGTTTGCGGCTACTTAAAAATGTCAGTATGTTGAGTGAACGTAGGAGGATCTGAAAGATACCCAAGAAAACAATAACATGATGTTCTGTTTGATATGCCTGACCTGTCCTTGCAAGTGATGTCTCGTAAAGACGTGTCGCCCCGACTTCAAACTACACAGCCATGTCGAGGCCCGTCAGTCCCTAGCCCGGTTTCTCGGAGTTTTTGGCATTCGACTTACCGAAGGCGTACATGTCTGGGATGTGCCAGGTGACACTGGTGTAAGTAGCATGCCATGGTGTACGTGCACGATCCGTTGCACTGTGTTCTGGGAACTGAATACAGAGCGGACAATATACAATCAGATAAGTACGTATGATGAGACGAGTAGCACACAAGGCCTTCGTGTTTTCATATCTGAGCAACTGTCAAACAAGGCGTATCTACAGCTGGGTTTCATGCGAGTTCAACACAAATGAGCCTCATCCCCCAGCCTGTATCCAGTCCTCATAACAGGTCGTCTTTGAGATCTTCAAATCATAAATCATCGCTCTTCGCTAAGTAGTTTCGCTTTAAGCCATCAAAGCAATGTGCTTCAGTTCCCTAAGCCATCGTTAGCTTCTATCGTCAGTGGctgggggggggggggggggggtgGAATACTCCTGCACCTGGTGTCCACTTTCATGAGAGGATACTCACCTCTCGTCCCTCATCTCTTCCAAGCTCCTTCTGTCGCTCTCGCActtcctttgcccttgctACGAGCTTGGGAACGGGGTTGAGATCGACATCACTGCCAAGATGCCAGAACAGAGTACTCGAAATTCTGATCAGAGGTCTGTCAGGGAAGTCAcacttcctcttctcaatgGTCTCAATGGTCTTCTCATTCACAATAACCTCGTGGAAGCCAGCTTTGATGAGTCCACCAGTGATGTGCTCAATCTGCTTGCCCGCTTGGACAAGGAGGTAGTTTCCTGGTGGGATCTTGACGGC
The window above is part of the Fusarium oxysporum f. sp. lycopersici 4287 chromosome 8, whole genome shotgun sequence genome. Proteins encoded here:
- a CDS encoding MFS transporter, AGZA family, xanthine/uracil permease (At least one base has a quality score < 10) translates to MGLLANLPVGLAPGMGLNAYFTYTVVGPSGSGPVPYELALTAIFIEGFIFFGLALFGMRQWLARAIPRCIKLATSVGIGLFLTLIGLTYSEGIGLIVGAVSTPMELAGCESQYRDPDTGLCPSSQKMRSPTLWIGIFCGGIFTVLLMMYRVKGAIIAGILLVSIISWPRDTPVSYFPYDTLGDDRFNFFKKVVDFHEIKHTLNVLQFNISGHSGQFGLALITFLYVDILDCTGTLYGMARFANLVDPVTQDFEGSSIAYMVDALSISIGAVFGVPPVTAFVESGAGISEGGKTGLTAMVAGICFFISIFFAPIFASIPPWATGCVLVLVGSMMVGAVTEINWRYMGDAVPAFLTIAIMPFAYSIADGLIAGICTYMLINTVVLVIKVVSGGRIVPPNYEERDGWTWRIPGGFLPPWLNRLAHGKKDFWREEFPPAANDTTVNQNAVPEETGSDHGGSEGGKVPETTLPREKET